A window of the Nocardia sp. NBC_01329 genome harbors these coding sequences:
- a CDS encoding isochorismate synthase, with the protein MIIINAENPAHPADPAFVLSRPQRTVTASAGGRVFHSAAEAVAQLRARRVSHIVGALPFKPGAPAALWAPDTISLTDGPRTADPVAAPDIAVTEHLPEPEEHVRRVGAAVRLLADPAHPLRKVVLARALRARADRAVRAADLLDLLVSTDPAGNGYLVDLTAAGGLFTGRHLVGSSPEILVRRIGTEVTSHPLAGSARRVPENALADRIAAETLLGSAKDQHEHGYVVDHVAGVLRDRCTDVRTPARPDLTETPAMWHLGTTLSATVPAAGPSALELAAALHPTPAICGTPTAAAARLIAELEGERGFYAGAVGWCDADGNGEWMVSIRCAELAADNRTLVAYAGGGIVAESDPEDELAETTGKLQRVLGPLGVAGRPAAVP; encoded by the coding sequence ATGATCATCATCAACGCCGAGAACCCCGCTCATCCCGCGGATCCCGCCTTTGTCCTGTCCCGGCCGCAGCGCACCGTGACCGCGTCCGCCGGAGGGCGTGTCTTCCACAGTGCCGCCGAAGCCGTCGCGCAACTGCGTGCGCGGCGGGTGAGTCATATCGTCGGCGCGCTACCGTTCAAACCGGGTGCGCCCGCGGCATTGTGGGCGCCCGACACGATCTCGTTGACCGACGGCCCCCGGACCGCGGACCCGGTCGCCGCACCCGATATCGCGGTCACCGAACATCTTCCGGAGCCCGAGGAGCATGTGCGCCGGGTGGGCGCCGCGGTGCGCCTGCTTGCCGATCCGGCCCATCCGTTGCGAAAGGTGGTCCTGGCGCGCGCGCTCCGGGCCCGGGCCGATCGCGCCGTCCGCGCGGCCGATCTGCTCGATCTGCTGGTTTCCACCGACCCCGCCGGGAACGGCTACCTGGTGGATCTGACCGCGGCGGGTGGCCTGTTCACCGGCCGCCACCTGGTGGGTTCCAGCCCGGAGATCCTGGTGCGGCGGATCGGTACGGAGGTTACGAGTCATCCGCTGGCCGGTTCGGCTCGGCGGGTACCGGAGAACGCCCTGGCCGACCGGATCGCTGCCGAGACGCTGCTCGGTTCGGCGAAGGATCAGCACGAACACGGCTATGTGGTCGACCATGTGGCCGGGGTGCTGCGGGACCGGTGCACCGATGTGCGCACACCCGCGCGGCCCGATCTCACCGAAACACCTGCCATGTGGCATCTCGGCACCACGCTGAGCGCGACCGTCCCGGCTGCCGGCCCCTCGGCGCTGGAACTGGCCGCGGCGCTACACCCCACTCCGGCGATCTGCGGTACTCCGACGGCGGCCGCCGCCCGGTTGATCGCCGAGCTGGAGGGCGAACGCGGTTTCTACGCGGGTGCCGTGGGCTGGTGTGACGCCGACGGCAACGGTGAGTGGATGGTCAGCATCCGCTGCGCGGAACTCGCTGCCGACAATCGGACCCTGGTGGCCTATGCCGGCGGCGGCATCGTCGCGGAATCCGATCCGGAGGACGAACTGGCCGAGACCACCGGAAAACTTCAGCGGGTCCTCGGACCGCTGGGAGTTGCCGGCCGTCCCGCGGCGGTGCCCTGA
- a CDS encoding (2,3-dihydroxybenzoyl)adenylate synthase, whose amino-acid sequence MPSPALPGFTPWPPDQIDHYRAERLWTGETFGALLTARATASPEAIAVVDAANRWTYAELDHRSRSLATGFARLGIRPQDRVLVQLPNRAEFVEVIFALFRLGALPVFCLPAHREAELIPIAAASAAVAMVTCDRHQRFDHAALADTVRREVQTLRHVLLVADDDAREFAEGATDLADYRDEPADLPEIDAGDVAFLQLSGGSTGIPKLIPRTHDDYLYSVRRSAEITELGPDTVYLATLPIAHNFPMSSPGILGALYAGGTVAMTPDPTPSTAFAAIERFGVTITGLVPPLARLWVERAEKGGELPDLSSLKVLQVGGARCPDELARRVGPALGVTLQQVFGMAEGLVCYTRLDDPIDVVVATQGRPMSEYDRIRIVDDADAEVAPGSDGNLMTQGPYTIRGYYDNPEADARSFTTEGWYRTGDIVSLRPDGNLVVKGRAGDWVNRGGEKVSAEELEAHLLEHPGIRDAVIVGTPDPVLGQRICAFVQPLDPAAPPTLTTVRTFVRERGIAAWKMPDAVVTIAEFPETGVGKTSRRDLRRLLAEGHRPS is encoded by the coding sequence ATGCCATCGCCTGCCCTCCCCGGTTTCACCCCGTGGCCGCCGGACCAGATCGACCACTACCGAGCCGAAAGACTGTGGACAGGTGAGACATTCGGAGCTCTGCTGACAGCTCGCGCCACCGCGAGCCCCGAGGCGATCGCGGTGGTGGACGCGGCGAACCGCTGGACCTACGCCGAACTGGACCACCGGTCCCGGTCGCTGGCCACCGGATTCGCCCGGCTGGGAATCCGCCCGCAGGATCGCGTCCTGGTCCAGCTGCCCAACCGCGCCGAATTCGTCGAAGTGATCTTCGCGCTCTTCCGGCTGGGCGCGCTGCCGGTGTTCTGCCTGCCCGCACACCGGGAAGCCGAACTGATTCCCATCGCCGCGGCGAGCGCGGCGGTGGCGATGGTCACCTGCGACCGGCATCAGCGCTTCGACCATGCCGCACTGGCGGATACGGTCCGGCGCGAGGTCCAGACCCTGCGGCATGTACTGCTGGTCGCCGACGACGATGCGCGCGAATTCGCCGAGGGCGCCACCGACCTCGCCGATTACCGGGACGAACCCGCCGACCTCCCCGAGATCGATGCCGGCGATGTCGCGTTCCTGCAACTGTCCGGCGGCAGCACCGGAATCCCGAAACTCATCCCCCGCACCCACGACGACTACCTGTACAGCGTGCGGCGCAGCGCCGAGATCACCGAACTGGGTCCCGACACCGTCTACCTGGCGACGCTGCCGATCGCACACAACTTCCCGATGAGTTCGCCGGGCATCCTCGGTGCGCTCTACGCGGGCGGCACGGTAGCCATGACACCCGATCCGACTCCCTCGACCGCGTTCGCGGCGATCGAACGTTTCGGTGTCACCATCACCGGCCTGGTGCCGCCACTGGCGCGCCTGTGGGTCGAACGCGCCGAGAAGGGCGGCGAGCTGCCGGATCTGTCCAGCCTGAAGGTGCTCCAGGTGGGTGGCGCCCGCTGCCCCGACGAACTGGCCCGCCGAGTCGGCCCCGCGCTGGGGGTGACCCTGCAGCAGGTGTTCGGCATGGCCGAGGGCCTGGTCTGTTACACCCGGCTCGACGATCCGATCGATGTCGTCGTCGCCACCCAGGGCCGGCCGATGTCGGAATACGACCGGATCAGGATCGTCGACGACGCGGACGCCGAAGTCGCGCCGGGCAGCGACGGAAACCTGATGACCCAGGGGCCGTACACCATTCGCGGCTACTACGACAATCCAGAGGCCGATGCGCGCAGCTTCACCACGGAGGGCTGGTACCGCACCGGCGATATCGTCTCGCTGCGGCCGGACGGAAATCTGGTGGTGAAGGGCCGCGCGGGCGACTGGGTCAACCGCGGCGGCGAGAAGGTCTCGGCCGAAGAGCTCGAGGCCCACCTGCTGGAACATCCCGGGATCCGCGACGCGGTGATCGTCGGAACCCCCGACCCCGTACTCGGACAACGTATCTGCGCATTCGTACAGCCACTCGACCCGGCGGCACCGCCGACGTTGACCACGGTGCGCACCTTCGTGCGCGAGCGCGGTATCGCGGCCTGGAAAATGCCCGACGCGGTGGTCACCATCGCCGAATTCCCGGAGACAGGAGTAGGCAAGACCAGCCGCCGCGATCTGCGCCGGCTGCTCGCCGAGGGTCATCGCCCGTCGTGA
- a CDS encoding isochorismatase family protein, with protein MPMQPIAPYAMPSSDDEITNRVAWRLDPDRTALLIHDMQNYFLDAYQLDRDPARTMIDNIVRLRDRCHELGIPVIYSMQPGDQHPDRRGLLADFWGTGMSDGPDTEVIAALTPGAQDIQVTKWRYSAFQRTDLRQLLGYRNRDQLVVTGVYAHMGCMLSAAEAFMNDIHAFLAHDAVADFSREEHSIALKYTARRCGMVLSTDEMLDQLQPAVVASGA; from the coding sequence ATGCCCATGCAGCCGATCGCGCCCTATGCGATGCCGTCGTCGGACGACGAGATCACCAACAGAGTGGCCTGGAGACTCGACCCCGATCGCACCGCCCTGCTGATCCACGACATGCAGAACTACTTCCTCGACGCCTACCAGCTGGATCGTGACCCCGCCCGGACGATGATCGACAATATCGTCCGGCTGCGCGATCGATGCCACGAACTGGGCATTCCGGTGATCTACAGCATGCAGCCGGGAGATCAGCATCCCGACCGCCGCGGGCTGCTCGCCGATTTCTGGGGCACCGGGATGTCGGACGGACCCGATACCGAGGTCATCGCCGCATTGACCCCCGGTGCTCAGGACATTCAGGTCACCAAATGGCGGTATTCGGCGTTCCAGCGCACGGACCTGCGTCAACTGCTCGGTTACCGGAACCGGGACCAGTTGGTGGTCACCGGGGTGTACGCCCATATGGGCTGCATGCTCAGCGCGGCCGAGGCGTTCATGAACGATATACATGCGTTCCTGGCGCACGACGCCGTGGCCGATTTCAGCCGTGAAGAGCATTCGATCGCCCTGAAGTACACCGCCCGTCGCTGCGGCATGGTGCTCAGCACCGACGAGATGCTGGACCAGTTGCAGCCCGCGGTGGTCGCTTCGGGGGCCTGA
- a CDS encoding phosphopantetheine-binding protein, with protein sequence MTNEPTAVADRDHFIRDVADLLGVAPEELSTDTNLLDAGLDSVRIMQLVEKWRSEGHETVDPLMLAGDPVLESWLEVLCP encoded by the coding sequence ATGACGAACGAGCCTACGGCGGTGGCCGACCGCGACCACTTCATCCGTGATGTGGCCGACCTGCTGGGCGTGGCGCCGGAGGAACTGTCCACCGATACCAATCTGCTCGACGCCGGACTGGATTCGGTGCGCATCATGCAGCTGGTGGAGAAGTGGCGGTCGGAGGGACATGAGACCGTCGACCCGTTGATGCTGGCCGGTGACCCCGTTCTGGAGTCCTGGCTGGAGGTGCTGTGCCCGTGA
- a CDS encoding ABC transporter substrate-binding protein, whose amino-acid sequence MSLLSHSRFAVRLRLVVGLFVAVLAVAGCSSDTEPTAESGTRSIQTEKGAIEVPADPQRIVVLNGALAGYLYDLDVPVAAADPRVLGVSGRNADFPQTWADAAKEQGTQMVPVGQAVNVEFVASTQPDLIIGGGQGFPAKQSVDAYDQLSAIAPTVLLPGNVTGWQDQLKQIADVVGRGDKVGELISAYDDKVKQVSSAIKVPGQQIGYFQSAADGQPKMILPNAALPTLLAELGFEADDKVLAKAGNPELNPSADWFGFSPELLTKVVDAPVVFVVPLSGAKSASDLAEDPLYAQLPAFKGKKVYELPATSLRPDYRGVMNTLDLIQEQFK is encoded by the coding sequence ATGTCGCTGTTATCCCACAGCCGCTTCGCGGTCCGGCTACGCCTCGTCGTCGGTCTGTTCGTCGCGGTCCTCGCGGTCGCGGGCTGTAGCTCCGATACCGAGCCCACCGCCGAATCCGGGACCCGCTCGATACAGACCGAGAAGGGTGCGATCGAGGTGCCCGCGGATCCGCAGCGAATCGTGGTGCTCAACGGTGCGCTGGCCGGTTACCTCTACGACCTTGACGTACCGGTGGCCGCGGCCGATCCGCGGGTCCTCGGGGTCAGCGGCCGCAATGCCGATTTCCCGCAGACCTGGGCCGACGCCGCGAAGGAACAGGGCACTCAGATGGTGCCGGTGGGACAGGCGGTGAATGTGGAGTTCGTCGCCTCGACGCAGCCGGATCTGATCATCGGTGGCGGACAGGGTTTCCCGGCCAAACAATCGGTGGACGCCTACGACCAGCTCAGCGCGATCGCTCCGACGGTGCTGCTGCCCGGCAATGTGACCGGCTGGCAGGATCAGCTGAAGCAGATCGCCGATGTGGTCGGTCGTGGCGACAAGGTCGGTGAACTGATCTCGGCCTACGACGACAAGGTGAAGCAGGTTTCCTCGGCGATCAAGGTTCCCGGACAGCAGATCGGTTACTTCCAGTCCGCCGCCGACGGTCAGCCGAAGATGATCCTGCCGAACGCCGCGCTGCCGACGCTGCTCGCCGAGCTGGGTTTCGAGGCCGACGACAAGGTGCTGGCCAAGGCCGGTAATCCGGAGCTCAACCCGTCCGCCGATTGGTTCGGATTCAGCCCCGAACTGCTGACGAAGGTCGTCGACGCGCCCGTGGTGTTCGTCGTTCCGTTGAGCGGCGCCAAGAGCGCGAGCGATCTCGCCGAGGATCCGCTGTACGCGCAGCTGCCCGCGTTCAAGGGCAAGAAGGTCTACGAACTGCCGGCCACCAGCCTCCGGCCGGATTACCGCGGCGTCATGAACACCCTCGACCTGATCCAGGAGCAGTTCAAGTGA
- a CDS encoding siderophore-interacting protein: MVDRGAYRERIAEVLAGSHGAKVGYPIGLRELEVIRTAPVGSGLIRVTLGGPELDGFHSYVPDEHIRLIFPDTDGTLRLPVRDGLSLDWPAPRPVSREYTVRRLDTDAGELDIDFALHPGGLASDWALAARPGIRIHIAGPPGGVVVPTSYDNYLFAGDITALPAIARWLEWLPREKTGWVFVEVVDESQEIELAAPAGVEVRWLHRGDARAGTGDLLEKAIRTVTVPEGQKVYAWVAGEAGQLRPIRKWIRGELGVPAKDCLIAGYWKHGVADFDREE; encoded by the coding sequence ATGGTGGATCGCGGAGCCTACCGTGAGCGGATCGCCGAGGTGCTCGCCGGTTCGCACGGCGCGAAGGTCGGATATCCGATCGGGTTGCGGGAACTGGAGGTGATCCGTACCGCTCCGGTGGGCTCGGGCCTCATCCGGGTCACTCTGGGCGGCCCGGAACTCGACGGGTTCCACAGCTATGTCCCCGACGAGCACATCCGGCTGATATTCCCGGATACCGACGGCACCTTGCGGTTGCCGGTTCGCGACGGTCTGTCGCTGGATTGGCCCGCACCACGACCGGTCTCGCGGGAGTACACGGTGCGCCGCCTCGACACCGACGCCGGTGAGCTCGATATCGATTTCGCATTGCATCCGGGCGGTCTCGCCTCGGACTGGGCGCTGGCCGCCCGCCCGGGTATCCGGATCCACATCGCGGGTCCGCCCGGCGGTGTGGTGGTGCCCACAAGTTACGACAACTATCTGTTCGCCGGTGATATCACGGCGCTGCCCGCGATCGCCCGCTGGCTGGAATGGCTGCCCCGCGAGAAGACGGGCTGGGTGTTCGTCGAGGTGGTCGACGAGAGCCAGGAGATCGAACTGGCCGCACCGGCCGGTGTCGAGGTCCGGTGGCTGCACCGCGGCGACGCGCGTGCGGGAACCGGTGACCTGCTGGAGAAGGCGATCCGCACCGTCACTGTGCCCGAGGGGCAGAAGGTGTACGCGTGGGTCGCCGGTGAGGCCGGGCAGTTGCGGCCGATTCGTAAATGGATTCGCGGCGAACTCGGTGTCCCGGCGAAGGACTGCTTGATCGCGGGCTATTGGAAACACGGAGTCGCGGACTTCGACCGTGAAGAATAA
- a CDS encoding SDR family oxidoreductase → MVTKQWGEGVIVTGAAGGIGAAIAAELAGDSAHISLWDRDSRVHEVAARLGRQYEGTDITSVEVDVSDAAVVAEAFDKELAERGAPRVVVHAAGSMIGGSALDTSPAEWQRCVAVNTNGAVYVAQRAAREMVAAGRGSIVVVSSNSASVPRVNLAAYGAAKAAASAFTRSLALQVAPHGVRVNLVSPGSTDTPMLRGMYADSDDNGLGEAGRASLLDGDPENYRLGIPLRRIADPTDIAAAVRFLVSDAARHITMHDLRVDGGATLDM, encoded by the coding sequence ATGGTCACGAAGCAATGGGGCGAAGGGGTCATCGTCACCGGAGCCGCAGGGGGAATCGGCGCGGCGATCGCAGCCGAACTCGCCGGCGATTCCGCGCATATCTCCCTGTGGGACCGGGACTCCCGGGTACACGAGGTCGCCGCACGGCTCGGACGGCAATACGAGGGAACCGATATCACCTCGGTAGAGGTCGACGTCAGTGACGCGGCCGTCGTCGCGGAGGCGTTCGACAAGGAGCTCGCCGAACGCGGCGCACCCCGGGTGGTCGTGCACGCCGCAGGTTCGATGATCGGCGGATCCGCACTGGATACCTCCCCGGCGGAATGGCAGCGCTGTGTAGCCGTCAATACCAACGGCGCGGTGTACGTGGCCCAGCGCGCGGCCCGCGAAATGGTGGCCGCCGGGCGCGGATCCATCGTGGTCGTCTCGTCCAACTCCGCCAGCGTGCCCCGCGTGAATCTCGCCGCCTACGGCGCGGCGAAGGCCGCGGCCTCGGCGTTCACCCGTTCGCTCGCGCTCCAGGTGGCACCGCACGGGGTGCGGGTCAATCTGGTCTCCCCGGGTTCCACCGATACCCCGATGCTGCGCGGAATGTACGCGGACTCCGACGACAACGGTCTCGGCGAGGCCGGGCGGGCAAGCCTGCTCGACGGTGACCCCGAGAACTACCGGCTGGGCATCCCGCTGCGGCGGATCGCCGATCCCACGGATATCGCAGCCGCCGTCCGCTTTCTGGTTTCCGACGCCGCGCGCCACATCACCATGCACGACCTGCGGGTCGACGGCGGCGCAACGCTGGATATGTGA
- the entS gene encoding enterobactin transporter EntS: MKAPAGLLIDLSPLRESRRFRCAFGARLVSVLGIGLLMVALPVQVYQLTGSSLHVAGVSTAMAVALFAGSLGGGVIADRYDRRTVISFSRSAAGLAFLALGVNALLPDPFLAVIYAAAVTDGLAGGVSGSALMALVPMLVSREKVPAAGALTTLTSDLGTMITPAVAGVLIAKIGVSFAFFAAAAATVGTVTLIRAIGPAPPPVREIRNPLVELGQGITFAVRHNIIRAVLASGLLAMLVSGPLVLLPAFADRALDAGPTTLGLLYAAPGAGAVLGSLTSGWIGRARRNGPVLLASLALMPLGVVMAGIWPQAAWSFLGLAAFGAARAVNGILRYAVLQQNAPEEMRGRMSGLLMVQSVAGTAVGSMAAGVIGNLVEPGTALVVYGTAVLVLFAFASVLVWPLYRLTAPAGGPSQPPPPPAQVPVGGTVVEENVTGNVVEQKKDGV, encoded by the coding sequence GTGAAAGCCCCCGCCGGCCTCCTCATCGACCTCTCGCCGTTGCGGGAGAGCCGGCGGTTTCGCTGCGCGTTCGGTGCGCGACTGGTATCGGTTCTCGGCATCGGCCTCCTGATGGTGGCCCTGCCGGTGCAGGTCTACCAGCTCACCGGATCGAGTTTGCACGTCGCCGGGGTGTCCACGGCGATGGCGGTCGCGCTGTTCGCGGGCAGTCTGGGCGGCGGCGTGATCGCCGACCGATATGACCGGCGCACCGTGATCTCTTTCTCGCGGTCGGCGGCGGGTCTGGCGTTCCTCGCGCTGGGCGTGAACGCGCTGCTGCCCGATCCGTTTCTCGCGGTGATCTACGCCGCGGCCGTGACGGACGGCCTGGCCGGTGGTGTCAGCGGTTCGGCGTTGATGGCGCTGGTGCCGATGCTGGTGTCCCGGGAGAAGGTTCCCGCGGCCGGGGCGCTGACCACCCTCACCTCCGATCTGGGCACCATGATCACCCCGGCCGTCGCCGGTGTGCTGATCGCGAAGATCGGGGTGTCGTTCGCGTTCTTCGCCGCCGCTGCGGCGACCGTGGGAACCGTAACGCTGATCCGGGCGATCGGGCCCGCGCCACCACCGGTTCGCGAGATCCGCAATCCGCTGGTGGAACTGGGTCAGGGCATCACTTTCGCGGTGCGGCACAATATTATTCGCGCGGTACTGGCGAGCGGCCTGCTCGCCATGCTGGTCAGCGGGCCACTGGTATTGCTCCCGGCATTCGCCGATCGGGCACTCGACGCGGGCCCGACCACACTGGGTCTGCTCTACGCCGCGCCCGGCGCGGGTGCCGTTCTGGGTTCGCTCACCAGCGGCTGGATCGGCCGGGCACGCCGCAACGGACCGGTGTTGCTGGCCTCGCTGGCGCTCATGCCGCTCGGTGTCGTCATGGCCGGTATCTGGCCGCAGGCGGCATGGAGTTTCCTCGGGCTGGCCGCGTTCGGTGCGGCCCGGGCGGTGAACGGCATCCTGCGCTACGCGGTGCTCCAGCAGAACGCCCCGGAGGAGATGCGCGGCCGGATGTCGGGGCTGCTCATGGTGCAGTCGGTGGCCGGTACCGCGGTCGGTTCGATGGCGGCCGGTGTGATCGGCAACCTCGTCGAACCGGGTACCGCGCTCGTGGTCTACGGCACGGCGGTCTTGGTGCTGTTCGCCTTCGCGTCGGTGCTGGTGTGGCCGCTGTACCGGCTCACCGCGCCCGCGGGTGGGCCGTCGCAACCGCCCCCGCCGCCGGCGCAGGTCCCGGTCGGCGGGACCGTGGTGGAAGAGAACGTCACCGGAAACGTGGTCGAGCAGAAGAAGGACGGAGTGTGA
- a CDS encoding 5-oxoprolinase/urea amidolyase family protein, with protein MALTPAAEPVAEPRGAVVERPGLLTTVQDWPGRTGYWHVGVPPSGPMDDLSFRLGNRALGNAETAAGLECTMAGPALRFAEPTWACVTGAPVTVTVAGRPVPLWRPVLVPAGELLDIGAISGPGMRCYVLVSGGLRLPAYLGSTATFTLGRFGGVDGRALAAGDVLPVEPIPGPPAGAVPGGEQPVLTHDWEIAVTEGPHGAPEFFTREDIDTLLKTSYEVHFNSDRTGVRLIGPKPRWARPDGGEAGLHPSNIHDTAYSVGALDFTGDTPILLGPDGPSLGGFVCPVTVTAADLWKLGQLCPGDRVRFVPVRADRTASPYELGPARRAGWPIVLSRGGDGDDGVLRKTETADGTPVTYRRAGDDGILVEYGAMTLDLELRARVHALYERLRARGERGITELTPGVRSLQLRVDPRTRRIASALDLLTEIETELPAADDLIVPSRTVDLPLSWDDPATREAITRYMHGVRADAPWCPWNIEFIRRMNGLDTVADVFDTVFAAEYLVLGLGDVYLGAPLATPIDPRHRLVTTKYNPARTWTPENAVGIGGAYLCVYGMEGPGGYQFVGRTTQVWSRRADTGTPWLLRFFDRIRWYPVSAEELLDLRADIAAGRGEMRTGPGEFRLADYRTFLAEQADSIESFRSRQSAAFAAERESWHRSGELGRTQ; from the coding sequence GTGGCGCTCACTCCGGCCGCCGAGCCGGTGGCCGAACCTCGCGGCGCGGTGGTCGAACGCCCCGGTCTGCTCACCACCGTGCAGGACTGGCCCGGCCGGACCGGATACTGGCATGTCGGGGTACCGCCGTCGGGCCCGATGGACGATCTGTCCTTCCGGCTCGGCAACCGCGCACTGGGCAACGCCGAGACCGCGGCCGGATTGGAATGCACCATGGCCGGCCCGGCACTGCGGTTCGCCGAACCGACGTGGGCATGTGTGACCGGAGCGCCCGTCACGGTGACGGTGGCCGGACGCCCGGTGCCGCTATGGCGACCGGTTCTCGTACCCGCCGGTGAACTTCTCGATATCGGAGCGATCAGCGGGCCGGGGATGCGCTGCTACGTCCTGGTCTCCGGCGGCCTGCGGCTACCGGCGTACCTCGGAAGCACCGCCACATTCACCCTGGGCCGGTTCGGCGGGGTGGACGGGCGTGCCCTGGCGGCCGGCGATGTACTGCCGGTCGAGCCCATACCTGGCCCACCGGCCGGGGCCGTTCCCGGCGGGGAACAGCCGGTCCTCACCCACGATTGGGAGATCGCGGTCACCGAAGGTCCGCACGGAGCGCCCGAGTTCTTCACCCGCGAAGATATCGATACGCTGCTGAAAACCTCCTACGAGGTGCATTTCAACTCCGACCGCACCGGTGTGCGGCTCATCGGGCCCAAACCGCGCTGGGCCCGCCCCGACGGCGGTGAGGCGGGTCTGCATCCGTCGAATATCCACGACACCGCATACAGTGTCGGCGCCCTCGATTTCACCGGTGACACGCCGATCCTGCTCGGACCCGACGGCCCCAGTCTCGGCGGTTTCGTGTGCCCGGTGACGGTGACCGCCGCCGACCTGTGGAAACTCGGCCAGCTGTGCCCCGGCGACCGGGTGCGCTTCGTACCGGTGCGCGCGGACCGGACCGCCTCGCCGTACGAACTCGGCCCCGCCCGCCGGGCGGGCTGGCCGATCGTGCTGTCGCGCGGCGGTGACGGCGACGACGGCGTCTTGCGGAAGACGGAGACCGCGGACGGTACTCCGGTGACCTACCGCCGGGCGGGCGACGACGGAATCCTCGTCGAATACGGTGCCATGACATTGGACCTCGAACTACGTGCCCGGGTCCACGCCCTGTACGAACGGCTGCGGGCGCGCGGCGAACGGGGTATCACCGAACTGACTCCCGGCGTCCGTTCGCTCCAGCTCCGGGTCGATCCGCGTACCCGCAGAATCGCCTCGGCCCTGGACCTGCTGACCGAGATCGAGACCGAACTACCGGCCGCAGACGATCTGATCGTCCCCAGCCGCACGGTGGATCTACCGCTGTCGTGGGACGATCCGGCGACCCGGGAGGCGATCACTCGGTACATGCACGGCGTACGCGCCGACGCCCCGTGGTGCCCGTGGAATATCGAGTTCATCCGGCGGATGAACGGACTCGATACCGTCGCCGATGTCTTCGATACCGTTTTCGCCGCCGAGTATCTGGTCCTCGGACTCGGAGATGTCTATCTCGGTGCGCCGCTGGCCACCCCGATCGACCCCCGGCACCGCCTGGTCACCACGAAATACAACCCGGCGCGTACCTGGACACCGGAGAACGCGGTCGGTATCGGCGGAGCGTATCTGTGCGTCTACGGGATGGAAGGACCGGGCGGTTATCAATTCGTCGGCCGCACCACCCAGGTCTGGAGCCGGCGCGCCGATACCGGGACTCCGTGGCTGCTGCGCTTCTTCGACCGAATCCGCTGGTATCCGGTGAGCGCCGAGGAACTGCTCGACCTACGTGCCGACATCGCCGCCGGCCGCGGCGAAATGCGGACCGGGCCGGGCGAATTCCGTCTGGCCGACTATCGCACGTTCCTGGCCGAACAGGCGGATTCGATCGAATCGTTCCGGTCCCGGCAGTCGGCCGCCTTCGCGGCCGAACGCGAATCCTGGCACCGCTCCGGCGAACTGGGCCGGACACAGTGA